The Geomonas ferrireducens DNA segment TCATAGCAAATCAAATCCTTGCGCCTGGGCTTTTCCCCTCAGCCCAAAAATAATCGGTCCCGAAATCCACGTGGCACCGCAGTTGCAAAATAGGTAATCGTAGTGCTTTTCGTGGCCATTTTCGGGCAAATGACGGATGGCCCAGCCAGCCGACCAGGCCCAGACAAAGAAAACGAACATGAAAGGAGGAGGTGTCCAAGTTCAAAGTCCATTCAGTGTATCCGTGTAGCACCAAGCAGTAGATGGAATATCATTCAATCGAAAAAAGGAGAGTACAAATGAACAAGAAGATCGTATTATCTGCACTCGGCATCGTTGCTCTGTCCACGAGCATGGCATTCGGCCTCACGGCGCCCAAAGGTGGGGTTGTCGGCTCCATCCACGACATGAACATCTACACCGGCACCACCCCGGACAGCCAGGGCCGCGTATGTGCGTTCTGCCACACCCCGCACCACGCTGCAACCGAAGGCAACGACTACCTCCCGCTGTGGTCGCACACCCTGCCGAACACCTCCTACGTTCCTTACTACAGCGCAACCATCGACTCCACCGTCGACCCCTCCACCATGATGGAAGGCCCGAGCAAGCTCTGCATGAGCTGCCACGACGGCGCTATCGCGGTTGACACCCACTACGCAACCACCGGCACCAAGAAGCTCGACACCGACACCTTCGGCACCGCAGCTATCGCTCAGACCGCTTCGCTCTCCAACGACCACCCGATCGGGTTCGTATTCGACCAGGCTGACGGCGGCGTTGCTAACGGCCCCGTAACCGGCAACCCGGCTGACAACACCCCGAGCGCAGTAGGCAAAGACAACTGGATCCGCCAGAAAGCTGCTACCTACATCGACAACACCAGCCTGAAGATCCAGGATCGTCTCTACGCCGGCAGCCAGGGCCCGATCATGACCTGCGCTACCTGCCACGACGTTCACAACAAGAAAAACGTCGACGACCCGACCAAGACCAACTATCTGCTGCTTTCTCCGAACACCGATTCGAAACTCTGCCTGACCTGCCATATCAAGTAACTTGAAGGGTGGTCGAGGCAGACCGCAGGAAGCATTGAACCAGAAATAAGGGCCGGGCCCTGTGGCACTTCGACCCGCAGTTACTTATGAACACTAAATCGAAAAGGAGAACATATATGTTGAGAAAAGTTGGGTTAGTCTCTACCCTCCTGCTCGCTCTCCCGGCATTCGCCCACGCGTGGACCGTTACGGCGAAAATCGGCAGCGGCCAGGGGTCCGTCACTGACGGCACCAAGGTCATCTCCCTCCCGGTAGCAGCACCGGCGACCGGTTCCATCGGGTACTACAAAGCCGAGAACGTGATCGGCAACAGCCAGACCTTCACCGTCACCCCGGCAGCCGGCTACTCCGTCTCCTCCGTGATCGTGAACGGCGCACCTGTAGCCAACAGCGGCGACGGCACCTACACCATCGGTTCCGGTTCCCCGATCGACAACAGCCAGTCCCTGGTGGTCTACTTCAAGCAGAACCTGCTTACCGTAGCCGCTTCCCAGCCGGACACCACCATGGGCCGTATCGTGCTGCAGGCATGTGACAGCACCGGTAAGACCTTCGGCACCAGGAGCATGGTCAGCATCGCCGGTCTGAAAAGCACTGGCTATGTGAAGGTCACCGCTTACCCGAACGCCAACTACAAAGTTGCAACCGTCGCTGGCGTTACTGCTGCCGGCCTTCAGGGCGAAGTCGTTTCCGTAGTGGTTCCGGCCAGCTCCAACCCGTCGGTTACCGCTACCTTCGACCTGGCACCGGTTGTTAAAGCCGCTCTGTCCGTCAGCAAGAGCGTCGCTAACATGGGCGAGGCCGTCAAGCTGGACGCTGGCAAGACCGCTGCCAACGTTGCCGGCGTAACCTACGCCTTCAGCGCACTTCCGGCTACCGGCGTGGTCATCACCCCCGTTGCAGGCACCGCTACCGCGTACGCCACCTTCGCAACCGCGGGTAACTACACTGTCAAGGTTGTCGCTTCCGCTCCGGGCGCTGCCAACAACGAAGCAGTTGCCGTACTTGACATTGCAGCCACCAACTCCTGCCTCACCTGCCACAACAACAGGAACGCAGACCTCGTCGCCAGGGTTCAGGGTGGCGGCCACGCTTACGCCATCGCAAGCGGCCACGACACCAACTCCTGCCAGCGTTGCCACACCACTGAAGGTTACCAGAACTTCGCCAAGCAGAGCGGCGTTGACTTCGGCGGGTACAACCCGGTCTTCACCACCATCACTAACGTTGATGCCGCTGGTAACAAGATCCTGACCACCGTCGGCTGCTACGCTTGCCACAACAACCACGACAGCGTACTTCAGTCCACCCCGGCTTCTTGGGATCCGAAGTACTCTGCAGGTGGCGCATCCGCTTCCAACCAGTTCAAACTCTGCACCTCTTGCCACAACGTTGTTAACGCAAGCGGCACCCCGATCGCTTCCGGTTCCACCGTTAGCGGCACCGCCACCGTGCAGAAGACCCAGCACTACAAAGACTGGTACCGTAACATCGCTTCCACCCACTACGACCTTCCGACCACCGGCGTTGGCCTGACCACCACCTACGTCGAAGGTTACAACATCCGTTGGAACAAAGAGAGCGCCTGCACCGACTGCCACGGCCACGACTTCAACGTCGAGACTGGTGCTTCCCAGCTTGAGGCTCCGAGCATCCAGACCCAGTGGGCTAAATCCGGCCACGCTGGTAAGCTCCTCCAGCAGAAATGGGATGCCTTTGTTGCAAACAACGCTACCCTCAGCAGGACCCAGGCTACCGCTGCCGCCACCATGGCTGCCGGCGTAACCGGCACCACCGGCGCGGCTTGGGAACACTACAACTGGGATGACTCCACCGGCACCGCTTCCGACCGCAAAGGCTGCCAGAAGTGCCATACCTCCACCGGTTCCGCTAACTACCTTGACAACCCGGTAGCTTACAACCCGGCAAACAACGACTTCAGCCACCTCGTAGGCTGGACCAGCACCAACAAGAAGTCCAACCAGAACGAACTGCTCTACTGCTGGGGCTGCCACAAGTCCGCAGACACCGGTGAGCTCCGTAACCCGGGCGCCATCACCACCGCTGACTACAAGTTCAAAGGCGTCAACGCTTCTTACCCGGACGTCCAGGCATCCAACGTCTGCATCACCTGCCACGGCGGCCAGGCTAGCGGCGAGACCATCACCGCTCTTACCGCAGCAGGCAACACCTTCACCAACCAGAGCTTCGTGAACTCCCACTACATGGCTGCTGCCGGCCTCATGTACGTGAAGAACGGTTACACCAACTTCATCGATCCGGCTACCGTGATCGGCACCAGCACCTACGGTAAGAGCCTTACCTCCGATGCAGACGGCGGCGCCCTGACCTCCACCCACCGCAAACTGGGTACCGCAGCCATCATCGGCGACCACGGTATCACCGCTGAGATGGGCATCGCTGCAGGTGGTCCGTGCGCGACCTGCCACTATGCAAACGGCAACCACGAGCTTGAAATCGGCGCAGATGCCTTCACCAAAGTGTGCGTGAACTGCCACACCGCAGAGGGCACCACCACCCTTACCGCCGACAACTTCAAAACCGTGTTCGTAGAAGAGCAGTCCGTACCGTTCCAGGACGCTCTGTCCCTGGCACTGGCTAAACTCTCCGCCAACTACGGCATCACCTACAACCAGGCTGCTTACCCCTACTTCTACGACGCACGCAACAACAACAGCGCCGTGAAGGACTGGACCCGCGGTGGGCAGCTGACCGCAGCTCAGGCTGAGAAACTGATGGGTGCTTGCTTCAACATCAACCTGCTGAAGCGTGAGCCGGCCGCATACGTTCACGCAAGGACCTACGCACGCAGGCTGCTTTACGACACCATCGACTTCCTCGACGACACCAACATCAACATGTCGGTTGGTGCTTCCGCTGTAGCCTACGACGCAGTCAAGTACGTGAAAGACACCACTGCAGGTGGCACCACCACCGAGTCCTTCAAGTACCTCGCTGGTTACAACCGCACCTCCCTGGTCTGGAACGCTCTCGAGCGTCCGTAGTACCTCTTGAGTAAGATTTGATGAAATACCTTGCCCCGCCTCGAAAGAGGCGGGGTCTTTTTATGGGCGAAGTGCAGGAAATCTGGCTCTTCGTGGAGAAATAGGTTAAGCTTCTTACTCGTTGTTCAGCAAAAGAGGGGGGACGTGCCGTGATCAAAGTCGCAACGCTTATGGCCATGCTCGGGATAGCCTTGTCGGTACAGACAGCCAAGGCCGGGGAGGCCATCATAAGGGAAACGGAAAACGGCTTTTATGTTGAAATGACCGGCGAAAAATCCCCGGAAACAGTGCAAACGACGCAAGCGACGCCACCAGCACAAACCGTTGAAGCACGGCCGGTAGAGAGCAAACCCCAGCCCCAGACGCCCGCGGAGTTTGCCAAGGCCAAGGAAGAAGCTCGTAAGGCGCGTCTTCTGTCGAGACGCCTGAGGGCCGGCTCCGACAGCGACGACTAAAAAAAAAATTCCCCGCGATTTGGCGAGGTGCGCGGCGGCAGACATCCGCTGCGCCAAGCCGTCCCCGCGAAGTCCCCTACCACCTAAAGATCATCGATCAGCTTGATGCTGTCTCCCAGACAGCCCTTCCTTCGGATGTCTTCCCTCGCACAATCTCCTGCACGCCCAAATACGTCAAAACACCAGCTCTACTTCCTAAACATCCGTTTTTGCTGAGCTTTGTACGTAAAATCCCTAAATGTTTTCCATGAACATCCGATTAAGCTTTTGTGTGTTGCGAACAACGGCAGAGGGAATTTACGTCAGCACCGCAGGTGCAGGTCACAATTTCAACGCGCCGGAGAAAGCTCGTCTACTACCCTGCATTGCGGGGACTAAGCTAATATCGTTGAGTCACTGTCGGACGAAGGGTTGGGTGTAGATAATTAAATGAAAGGAGGGGGTAGGTCTGAACTGAAATGCAATGAAATCAGTAGCAACCGCATCATGATGTTCATCACTTCAATGAAAAAAGGAGAGAATCATGAACAAGAAGATGATGTTGTCCGTACTGGGTATCGTTGCAGTTTCCGCAAGCGCTGCTTTGGGAGGTACGACCCCCGGATCCGGGGTCGTGGGTTCCATCCACGACATGAATCAGTATACTGGTGCGACTCAGGATACCCAGGGGCGAGTCTGTGCCTTCTGTCACACGCCGCACCACGCCCTCACCGAGGGAAACGACTACCTGCCGCTCTGGTCTCACCAGCTCCCCAGTACCACCTATATTCCGTACGCATCCGCCACCATCGATGCGACCATAACGCAGGCCACCATGATGGACGGGCCGAGCAAGCTCTGCATGAGCTGCCATGATGGCGCAGTCGCTGTCGATACCCATTACGCGACCACGGCTAACAAAACGCTCACTAGCGACGCATTCGGCGCGCCGGCCGTCGGCCTGGAGGGTTCTTTGAACAACGATCACCCGATCGGCTTCGTGTTTGACCAATCCGACGGCGGTGTTGCCAACGGCCCCGTCACAGGCAATCCGCCGGTCAGCCCCTCCGATAGCACCCAGAACAACGGACCAAGTGGCGTGCACAAGGACAACTGGATACGTCAGAAAGCCGCAACCTATATCGGCAATACAACCCTGACGATCGCGGACCGGCTCTACGCGACGAGCAACGGACCCATCATGACCTGCGCCACATGCCATGACGTCCATAACAAGAAAAACGTAGACGTAGTGAGCGCCACTTCGGTCAACTATCTACTGTTATCGCCGAACGCCGGATCGCAAATCTGCCTCACCTGCCACATCAAGTAGCCGATGCATAAAGAAAGGCCCCCGTCTAGCGGCGGGGGCCTTTGTGCCTTACGTGAAAAGCCTTAAGGTTTAACCCTTCGTTTGTTGTTTTTACGTCCTTATCCCTTTAATCCCCTTCATCCCTGTTAATCGCCTCAGCTTTTGCCTTTCTTTGCGCCTTTGCGTCTTTGCGTGACAAGCTTTGGTTGGTTAGTGCCGACCAAGCGCCGCCTGTGCCCCCATGAGATCCTGCCGATACGCCGCATTCCCCGGCGCGAGACTAACGGCGCACTGATAGAAGACCGCGGCCTTCTCCATGTCCCTGTTCATAATGTGCGCCGTCCCTATTTTGTCGTAGATGTCCGCATCCGTCGGGGTAAGTTGCACCGCCTGCTGATACTGTTCCAGCGCCTGCCTGGTGAGCCCCTTCAGCCGGAAAGCGTCCCCGAGGTTCACGTGCGCGCTCGGAAGGGACTGGTCGAGCCGCAGCGCCTCGCTGAACGCCGCGATTGCCTCGTCGTACTTCCCGTGCTTTCCGAATATCGTCCCGATGAGGTCGAGCGGCTTCGGGTCGGTAGGCGCGAGGCGTGCCGCCGTGGCGGCTTCGCGCAGCGCCTCCTTGGGGAGCTCCGCATTTTCCAGGGCCATGGCGAGATTGTAGTGCGGGCGCGCCTTCCCCGGTGCTTTGGCCGCTGCATCCGACCAAAGGGAACGTGCGCTTCCCCATGCCTCGTTGCGGGCATAGGTGGCGCCGGCAAGGATCAAGGCGACGACCCCGACCACCGCCAAGGCACCACGCTCGGAGAGCCTCCGGAAAAGTAAGGACGCAAGGGCGGCAAGCGCGATGAAGATGCCGACCGACGGAAGATAGACACGGTGCTCGAAAATGACGTCGGCGATGGGGATGAAGCTGGACTCAACCGAGAGGGTGATGAAGAACCAGAGGATGCCGAAGGAAACAAGCCTCCACTCGCGCCCGGTCGAGCGCAGAAGGTAAAGGGCGACGCCTGAAAGGGCTAGCAGAAGGAGTAGCGACAGGAACACCGGCGCCTGAAATAGTGAGTGATAAACAGGAAAGTCGTAATCGAGGTTCTGATGCACCGGGAAGAACAGCAGCCGCAGGTAGGTTACCACCACGGGGAACTGGGTGAGCAGGTAGTCCAGACGCGGAATGCCGGTCTCGACACGTGTCACCGTAGTAACGTCCGAGATGAGCTGCCCGATACTCATCCTGCTCCCCAAAAGGCTCGCGGGCACCACAAGCGTGGTGAGTGCGAAGGGGGCGAGGTACATAAGCTTCTTCGCGGTGGGCAGGCCGAAGAACAGAAACTCGTAAAGCATGATGATGAAAGGAAGCGTGAAGGCGATCTCTTTCGTCTTCATGGCCGCTCCGGCCGCGGCAAGAGAGGCGAGACACCAGAGGATGACCGAACGCGTCGTTTTGCCGCCCAAGTCCAGTTCGAGGCGTGCCTTGACATAACAACAGAGCGAGACGAGGTAAAAAAGGGCACAAAGCGAGGTGAGACGTTGGATGATGTAGGTGACCGCCTGGGTCTCAACCGGGTGGGCAATAAACAAGAGGGCGGCGCAAAGAGGGATGAAGCTGGTTACCGGGCGATGTGCCTCACCGTCCGGTTCAGGCCTTCCCTCCGTGAAGAAGGGGGTGGAAAGCGTCAGCCGGGTGAGGCTGTAGACGAGCCAGGCGGAGATGGTGTGGATGGCGAAATTCACCACATGGTAGCCGACCACCTCAAGCCCGCCGAAGCGGTAGTTGAGCGCGATCGAGAGGTAGCCCAGGAAGCGGCGCGGGTTGTATGCGTAACCGCCGCCGGAGAGGAAACCGTTCAGGTCCCTGATCGCGCTGTTGTTGATGATGGAAGTCTCGTCGTCGAAGATAAAAGGAACGTGGAAGGAGTTCGAGTACGCGACAAGGCCCAGGAGCGCGATCAACAGGAGATGGAAGACCGGGTGCTTAAAGAGAGTTCTGTGTGCCATATCAGCCCTTTCACAACGATTCATTAGCGTTCCGGGGAACATGCGTGCATTCCCTCGACGCAGTAAACATGGCCGACCCTCTGCGAAGGGGGAGGACCAACCTGGAAGACGATTAACAGGGATGAAGGGGATGAAAGGGATAACGTCTTTGCGTGAGAGCCTTCAAGGTTTACCCTTTGAATCGTTTCAAGCCTTTATCCCATTCATCCCTGTTAGAGTGCTTTTCGCCTTTCTTTGCGCCCTGCGGCGGCGCGTTAAAAAAGCTACGCGCCGCGGCGGCAAAGGTCTCTTCACCTATGCAGCATCTGCTCCATCCTCTGCAACTCGGCCCGGTACAGCGGGACGGCCGGCGCCATTTGCGCAGCACTGCGCAGGAACACCACCGCTTTCTCCATATCGTTGGCGTTCGCCAGGGCGAGCCCCATCTTGTAAAAGATGCTCGCGTCGCCCGGCGTCAGCCTCAGGGCAATCTCGTATTCATCGAGCGCCTTCCGGGTAAGCCCGGTAAGCCGGTAGACGTCGCCAAGGTTCATATGGGCGCTGGCGAACCCGGGGTCGAGCCGGATCGCCTCATCGAGCGCTGCGGCCGCCTGCACGTAGTTCCTGTTTTTCCCCATGATCTGCCCGATCAGGTTGTAGGCCAGCGGGTTGGACGGCTCGTAGCGGACCGCCTGAAGGGCGTGCGCAAGTGCCTCATCGCTGCGGTTCTCCTGCGCCAGAAAACGCGCCAGGTTGTAATGCGGCCTCCCCTTTTGCGGGGACTTTTGCACCACGTCGGACCAAAGGCTGATCCCGCTTTGCCATACCTGGTTGCGCGCGAAAGTGGCGGCGGTGAGCACCACGACGACTACGCCGAGCGCGAGCGCACGCACGCGGGCCGGGTACCTCTTTAGCAGCAAGAAGGCGAAAACGGCAAGCGCCGCAAAGGCGCCGACCGAGGCGAGGTAGACCCGGTGCTCGAAGATGACGTCCGGGATGGGGATGATGCTCGACTCGACGGAAAGGGTGACGAAGAACCAGAGGATGCCGAAGGAGGCGAGCCGCAGCAGGGGCTCTCCCTGCGCGCTGCGCCGCAAGAGAAACAGGGCAAAGGCGAGGAGGGCCAGGAGCAGCGCGAGCGACAGCAGCACGGACGGGGCGGCGAGGGAGTGCTGGATCGGGAAGTCGTAATCCAGGTTCTGCCCCACGGGAAGAACGAGCAGGCGCAGGTACCTTGCTATGACGGTGAACTGGGTGAAGAGGTAATCAAGGCGTGGCAGAGCCGGGGTGACCCGGGCTGCCGCGTCGAGGTCTGAAAGAAGCTGCCCGATGGGGCGGCCCGTCCCTAAGATGCTGAGCGGGACGACCAGCGAACCGAGGACGACCGGGGCGAGCAGGATGAGCTTTTTCAGCGCGCTCATGCGGAAGAAAAGAAACTCGTAGATCAGGATGACGAAGGGGAGGGTGAAGGCCGTTTCCTTGGTTTTCATGGCGCAGCCGGCGGCAACGACGGCGCCTGCGTACAGCATGAGCGCCTTCCCGAGATTCCCCTCCCGCTGCTGGAGCACACGGGCCTTGCCGTAGCAGTAAAACGACAGGACGAAGAACAGCGTGACGAGCGAGGCGAAGCG contains these protein-coding regions:
- a CDS encoding tetratricopeptide repeat protein → MAHRTLFKHPVFHLLLIALLGLVAYSNSFHVPFIFDDETSIINNSAIRDLNGFLSGGGYAYNPRRFLGYLSIALNYRFGGLEVVGYHVVNFAIHTISAWLVYSLTRLTLSTPFFTEGRPEPDGEAHRPVTSFIPLCAALLFIAHPVETQAVTYIIQRLTSLCALFYLVSLCCYVKARLELDLGGKTTRSVILWCLASLAAAGAAMKTKEIAFTLPFIIMLYEFLFFGLPTAKKLMYLAPFALTTLVVPASLLGSRMSIGQLISDVTTVTRVETGIPRLDYLLTQFPVVVTYLRLLFFPVHQNLDYDFPVYHSLFQAPVFLSLLLLLALSGVALYLLRSTGREWRLVSFGILWFFITLSVESSFIPIADVIFEHRVYLPSVGIFIALAALASLLFRRLSERGALAVVGVVALILAGATYARNEAWGSARSLWSDAAAKAPGKARPHYNLAMALENAELPKEALREAATAARLAPTDPKPLDLIGTIFGKHGKYDEAIAAFSEALRLDQSLPSAHVNLGDAFRLKGLTRQALEQYQQAVQLTPTDADIYDKIGTAHIMNRDMEKAAVFYQCAVSLAPGNAAYRQDLMGAQAALGRH
- a CDS encoding tetratricopeptide repeat protein — protein: MKLLSRPAFHLFLVAIVGLLAYANSFTVPFFLDDQGSIVENALIQDLHRFLSGAGYAYNPRRFVGYLTVALNYHFGGMDVTGYHVFNLAVHLASAWLVYGLVLLTLRTPFFTEHPEAPLEPELPRFIPLCAALLFVSHPIQTQAVTYIIQRFASLVTLFFVLSFYCYGKARVLQQREGNLGKALMLYAGAVVAAGCAMKTKETAFTLPFVILIYEFLFFRMSALKKLILLAPVVLGSLVVPLSILGTGRPIGQLLSDLDAAARVTPALPRLDYLFTQFTVIARYLRLLVLPVGQNLDYDFPIQHSLAAPSVLLSLALLLALLAFALFLLRRSAQGEPLLRLASFGILWFFVTLSVESSIIPIPDVIFEHRVYLASVGAFAALAVFAFLLLKRYPARVRALALGVVVVVLTAATFARNQVWQSGISLWSDVVQKSPQKGRPHYNLARFLAQENRSDEALAHALQAVRYEPSNPLAYNLIGQIMGKNRNYVQAAAALDEAIRLDPGFASAHMNLGDVYRLTGLTRKALDEYEIALRLTPGDASIFYKMGLALANANDMEKAVVFLRSAAQMAPAVPLYRAELQRMEQMLHR